One genomic region from Camelus bactrianus isolate YW-2024 breed Bactrian camel chromosome 3, ASM4877302v1, whole genome shotgun sequence encodes:
- the PCDHB16 gene encoding protocadherin beta-16, which yields MEMGWMHSWRQRQVLVFFVLLSMSGASAELGPYSVVEETERGSFVTNLGKDLGLGLTEMFTRAARIISQGSKEHLQLKVQTGDLLINEKLDREELCGQTEPCLLYFQVLMEKPLEIFQAELRVKDINDHSPVFTEREMILKIPENSLPGISFPLSNALDLDVGSNNVQNYKISPNSHFRVLTRNRNDGRKYPELVLDKELDREEEQEISLTLTALDGGSPPRYGTVQVHIEVIDSNDNAPEFEQSLYKVHIPENSPVGSLVVTVSASDVDSGVYGKISYTFFQPSEDISKTLEVNPMTGEIRLRKQVDFETVLSYEVDIKATDGGGLSGKCTLLLQIVDVNDNPPEVTISALTSPIPENSPETMVAVFSVSDPDSGDNGKTISSIQDDLPFLLKPSVKNFYSLVTRRALDREERAEYNITITVTDMGTPRLKTQHNITVLVSDVNDNAPAFTQASYTLRVRENNSPALHIGTVSATDTDAGANAQVTYSLLPPADPHVPLASLVSINADNGHLFALRSLDYEALRAFEFRVGAADRGSPPLSSQALVRVLVEDDNDNAPFVLYPLQNTSAPCTELLPRAAEPGYLVTKVVAVDGDAGQNAWLSYQLLKATEPGLFGVWAHNGEVRTARPLSERDAARHRLLVLVKDNGEPPLSASVTLHVLLVDGFSQPHLPPPEAEAEAAAAAPADPLTVYLVVALASVSSLFLFSVLVFVAVRLCGRGGAARAGRCSVPEGPFPGHLVDVSGTGTLSHSYQYQVRLSGGTGTSEFKFLKPTIPNLESQSTGREIEENPSFRNSFGI from the coding sequence ATGGAGATGGGATGGATGCACAGTTGGAGACAAAGGCAAGTcctagttttctttgttttgctgagCATGTCTGGGGCGAGTGCCGAGTTGGGGCCCTATTCAGTAGtggaagaaacagagagaggttCCTTTGTGACAAATTTAGGAAAAGACCTGGGGTTGGGGTTGACAGAGATGTTCACTCGAGCGGCCCGGATAATTTCCCAGGGGAGCAAAGAGCATTTGCAGCTCAAGGTTCAGACTGGGGATTTGCTCATAAACGAGAAACTAGATCGAGAGGAGCTATGCGGTCAAACTGAGCCTTGTTTACTATATTTCCAAGTGTTAATGGAAAAACCCTTAGAGATATTTCAGGCTGAACTGAGGGTGAAAGACATAAATGACCATTCCCCCGTGTTCACTGaaagagaaatgattttaaaaataccgGAAAACAGTCTGCCAGGAATTTCATTCCCTCTGAGTAACGCTCTGGACCTGGATGTAGGGAGCAACAATGTTCAGAACTATAAAATCAGCCCCAACTCCCATTTCCGGGTTCTAACCCGCAATCGCAACGACGGCAGAAAATACCCTGAGCTGGTACTGGACAAAGAGCTGGATCGGGAGGAAGAGCAAGAAATCTCATTAACCCTAACAGCATTGGATGGAGGCTCTCCGCCTCGGTATGGGACTGTCCAGGTGCACATTGAAGTGATTGACAGCAACGATAATGCCCCCGAGTTTGAGCAGTCGCTCTACAAGGTGCATATTCCTGAGAACAGCCCTGTGGGTTCACTGGTTGTCACTGTCTCTGCCAGCGATGTAGACAGTGGAGTCTACGGGAAAATATCATATACATTCTTTCAGCCTTCAGAAGATATTAGTAAAACTTTGGAGGTAAACCCTATGACAGGCGAAATTCGACTAAGAAAACAAGTAGATTTTGAAACAGTTCTGTCTTATGAAGTGGACATCAAGGCTACTGATGGGGGAGGTCTTTCAGGAAAATGCACTCTTCTCCTGCAGATAGTGGATGTGAATGATAATCCCCCAGAAGTGACAATCTCTGCACTCACCAGCCCCATCCCTGAGAACTCGCCTGAGACTATggttgcagttttcagtgtttcAGATCCTGACTCAGGGGACAATGGGAAAACTATTTCCTCCATCCAGGACgaccttccttttcttctaaaaCCTTCAGTCAAGAACTTTTACTCCTTGGTAACCAGGAGAGCACTAGATAGGGAAGAAAGAGCCGAGTACAACATCACCATCACCGTCACAGACATGGGGACTCCCAGGCTGAAAACCCAGCACAACATAACAGTGCTGGTGTCCGACGTCAACGACAACGCCCCCGCCTTCACCCAGGCCTCCTACACCCTGCGGGTCCGCGAGAACAACAGCCCCGCCCTGCACATCGGCACCGTCAGCGCCACAGACACAGACGCCGGCGCCAACGCCCAGGTCACCTACTCGCTGCTGCCGCCCGCCGACCCGCACGTGCCCCTGGCCTCCCTCGTGTCCATCAACGCCGACAACGGCCACCTGTTCGCCCTGCGGTCCCTGGACTACGAGGCCCTGCGCGCCTTCGAGTTCCGCGTGGGCGCCGCCGACCGCGGCTCGCCGCCGCTGAGCAGCCAGGCGCTGGTGCGCGTGCTCGTGGAGGACGACAACGACAACGCGCCCTTCGTGCTGTACCCGCTGCAGAACACCTCGGCGCCCTGCACCGAGCTGCTGCCCAGGGCGGCCGAGCCGGGCTACCTGGTGACCAAGGTGGTGGCGGTGGACGGCGACGCGGGCCAGAACGCCTGGCTGTCGTACCAGCTGCTCAAGGCCACGGAGCCCGGGCTGTTCGGCGTGTGGGCGCACAACGGCGAGGTGCGCACGGCCAGGCCGCTGAGCGAGCGCGACGCGGCCAGGCACAGGCTGCTGGTGCTGGTCAAGGACAATGGCGAGCCGCCGCTGTCGGCCAGCGTCACGCTGCACGTGCTGCTGGTGGACGGCTTCTCGCAGCCCCACCTGCCGCCCCCGGAAGCGGAAGCggaggcggcggccgcggcgccgGCCGACCCGCTCACCGTCTACCTGGTGGTGGCCTTGGCGTCCGTGTCGTCGCTCTTCCTCTTCTCGGTGCTGGTGTTCGTGGCGGTGCGGCTgtgcgggcggggcggggctgcgcgGGCGGGTCGCTGCTCGGTGCCCGAGGGCCCCTTCCCGGGCCACCTGGTGGACGTCAGCGGCACCGGCACCCTGTCCCACAGCTACCAGTACCAGGTGCGTCTGAGCGGAGGTACTGGGACCAGCGAGTTCAAGTTCCTCAAACCAACTATCCCCAATCTGGAATCCCAGAGTACAGGgagggaaatagaagaaaatcccTCGTTTAGGAATAGCTTTGGGATTTAA
- the LOC105061755 gene encoding protocadherin beta-10, with protein sequence MEVGRLRFSRQRQVLFLFLFWGVSLAGSGFGRYSVTEETERGSFVVNLAKDLGLGDRELVARGARVVSDDNKQHLLLDSQTGDLLTNEKLDREKLCGPTEPCMLYFQILMDNPFQIYRAELRVRDINDHSPVFQDKETLLKILENTAEGTAFQLERAQDSDGGLNGVQNYTINPNSFFHIKISDSDEGIIYPELVLDRALDREKQQELSLILTALDGGSPPRSGTTTIHIVILDINDNAPQFSQAIYETQAPENSPVGSLIAKVSAADVDSGVNADISYSFFDASEDIRTTFHINPISGEIVLRVLLDYELVKSYKINIQAIDGGGLSARCTVLVEVLDTNDNPPELIMSSLSNCVAENSPETVLAVFRIKDRDSGENGKMICFIQDNLPFLLKPSLENFYILMTEGVLDRESQAEYNITITVTDMGTPRLKTEHNITVLVSDVNDNAPTFTQASYTLRVRENNSPALHIGTVSATDTDAGANAQVTYSLLPPADPHVPLASLVSINADNGHLFALRSLDYEALRAFEFRVGAADRGSPPLSSQALVRVLVEDDNDNAPFVLYPLQNTSAPCTELLPRAAEPGYLVTKVVAVDGDAGQNAWLSYQLLKATEPGLFGVWAHNGEVRTARPLSERDAARHRLLVLVKDNGEPPLSASVTLHVLLVDGFSQPHLPPPEAEAEAAAAGPADPLTVYLVVALASVSSLFLFSVLVFVAVRLCGRGGAARAGRCSVPEGPFPSHLVDVSGTGTLSHSYQYEVRLTGGTGTNEFKFLKPILPNIQGQAPERNSDENPPFRNSFGFNFK encoded by the coding sequence ATGGAGGTTGGAAGGTTGCGCTTCTCAAGACAAAGGCAAgtcctgtttctctttctgttttggggAGTATCCTTGGCAGGTTCTGGGTTTGGACGTTATTCAGTGacagaggaaacagagagaggatCGTTTGTGGTCAATCTAGCAAAGGATCTGGGGCTAGGGGACCGGGAGCTGGTTGCAAGAGGAGCCCGGGTGGTCTCTGATGATAACAAACAACACTTGCTCCTGGATTCTCAGACTGGGGATTTGCTCACAAATGAGAAATTGGACCGGGAAAAGCTGTGTGGGCCCACAGAGCCCTGTATGCTGTATTTCCAAATTTTAATGGATAACCCCTTTCAGATTTACCGGGCTGAGCTGAGGGTAAGGGACATAAATGATCATTCACCAGTGTTTCAAGACAAAGAGACActcttaaaaatattagaaaatacagCCGAAGGGACTGCATTTCAGCTAGAAAGAGCACAGGATTCAGATGGAGGACTTAATGGTGTCCAAAATTATACCATCAACCCCAACtcttttttccatattaaaattAGTGACAGTGACGAAGGCATAATATACCCAGAGCTAGTTTTGGACAGGGCGCTGGATCGGGAGAAGCAGCAAGAACTCAGCTTAATACTCACTGCGCTGGATGGTGGGTCACCACCCAGGTCTGGAACCACCACTATACATATTGTGATTCTGGACATCAATGACAATGCCCCTCAGTTTTCTCAGGCAATCTACGAGACCCAGGCTCCAGAGAACAGCCCAGTAGGGTCCCTTATTGCTAAAGTCTCTGCAGCAGATGTAGACTCTGGAGTCAATGCAGACATATCCTATTCATTTTTTGATGCTTCTGAAGATATTCGAACAACCTTTCATATCAATCCTATTTCTGGGGAAATAGTTCTCAGAGTGTTGCTTGATTATGAGCTAGTGAAgtcttataaaataaatatacaggcAATCGACGGTGGGGGCCTTTCTGCAAGATGTACAGTTTTGGTGGAGGTATTGGACACCAATGACAATCCCCCCGAACTGATCATGTCATCACTTTCGAACTGTGTGGCTGAGAACTCTCCTGAGACGGTACTGGCTGTTTTTAGGATTAAAGACAGAGACTctggagaaaatggaaagatgaTTTGCTTCATTCAAGACAATCTGCCTTTTCTTCTGAAACCCTCTCTGGAGAATTTTTATATCCTAATGACAGAAGGAGTGCTGGACAGAGAAAGCCAAGCAGAGTACAACATCACCATCACTGTCACAGACATGGGGACTCCCAGACTGAAAACGGAGCACAACATTACAGTGCTGGTGTCCGACGTCAACGACAACGCCCCCACCTTCACCCAGGCCTCCTACACCCTGCGGGTCCGCGAGAACAACAGCCCCGCCCTGCACATCGGCACCGTCAGCGCCACAGACACAGACGCCGGCGCCAACGCCCAGGTCACCTACTCGCTGCTGCCGCCCGCCGACCCGCACGTGCCCCTGGCCTCCCTCGTGTCCATCAACGCCGACAACGGCCACCTGTTCGCCCTGCGGTCCCTGGACTACGAGGCCCTGCGCGCCTTCGAGTTCCGCGTGGGCGCCGCCGACCGCGGCTCGCCGCCGCTGAGCAGCCAGGCGCTGGTGCGCGTGCTCGTGGAGGACGACAACGACAACGCGCCCTTCGTGCTGTACCCGCTGCAGAACACCTCGGCGCCCTGCACCGAGCTGCTGCCCAGGGCGGCCGAGCCGGGCTACCTGGTGACCAAGGTGGTGGCGGTGGACGGCGACGCGGGCCAGAACGCCTGGCTGTCGTACCAGCTGCTCAAGGCCACGGAGCCCGGGCTGTTCGGCGTGTGGGCGCACAACGGCGAGGTGCGCACGGCCAGGCCGCTGAGCGAGCGCGACGCGGCCAGGCACAGGCTGCTGGTGCTGGTCAAGGACAATGGCGAGCCGCCACTGTCGGCCAGCGTCACGCTGCACGTGCTGCTGGTGGACGGCTTCTCGCAGCCCCACCTGCCGCCCCCGGAAGCGGAAGCGGAGGCGGCGGCCGCGGGGCCGGCCGACCCGCTCACCGTCTACCTGGTGGTGGCCTTGGCGTCCGTGTCGTCGCTCTTCCTCTTCTCGGTGCTGGTGTTCGTGGCGGTGCGGCTgtgcgggcggggcggggctgcgcgGGCGGGTCGCTGCTCGGTGCCCGAGGGCCCCTTCCCGAGCCACCTGGTGGACGTCAGCGGCACCGGCACCCTGTCCCACAGCTACCAGTATGAGGTGCGTCTGACTGGAGGTACTGGGACCAACGAGTTCAAGTTCTTGAAGCCAATACTCCCCAACATTCAGGGACAAGCGCCTGAGAGAAATAGTGACGAAAACCCTCCGTTTCGAAATAGCTTTGGATtcaattttaagtaa
- the LOC105061718 gene encoding protocadherin beta-12, translated as METGGADTLRIRQVLLLFVLLGMSQTGSESGRYLVAEEMQSGSLVGNLAKDLGLEVSELLSRGAQVVSNDNKQRLQLDINTGDMLLSEALDREELCGSTEPCLLHFQILMKNPMQFLRIELQVRDINDHSPIFLEKEMLLEIPENSPVGAVFLLESAKDLDVGINALKSYTISPNSHFHIKMRVNPDNRKYPELVLDKALDYEEQSELSFILTALDGGSPPRSGTAMVRVVVVDINDNSPEFEQPFYEVKIPEDSVLGKLVVTVSAWDLDSGKNGEISYAFSHASEDIRKTFEINQKSGEVSLTAPLDFETTESYSIIIQATDGGGLFGKSTLKIQVVDVNDNAPEVTVSSITSPIPENSPKTVVMVFSIRDRDSGDNGRMICSLSEDLPFMLKSSLENYYTLETDRTLDREITDKFIITITVTDMGTPRLKTHHNITVLVSDVNDNAPTFTQASYTLRVRENNSPALHIGTVSATDTDAGANAQVTYSLLPPADPHVPLASLVSINADNGHLFALRSLDYEALRAFEFRVGAADRGSPPLSSQALVRVLVEDDNDNAPFVLYPLQNTSAPCTELLPRAAEPGYLVTKVVAVDGDAGQNAWLSYQLLKATEPGLFGVWAHNGEVRTARPLSERDAARHRLLVLVKDNGEPPLSASVTLHVLLVDGFSQPHLPPPEAEAEAAAAAPADPLTVYLVVALASVSSLFLFSVLVFVAVRLCGRGGAARAGRCSVPEGPFPGHLVDVSGTGTLSHSYQYQVRLTGDSGSNEFKFLKPVFPNLPPQCPGKEIEENPTFYNSLGFNIQ; from the coding sequence ATGGAGACCGGAGGGGCAGACACTCTGCGGATAAGGCAAGTCCTGCTTCTCTTTGTTTTGCTGGGAATGTCTCAGACGGGCTCCGAGTCTGGGCGCTATTTGGTGGCAGAGGAAATGCAGAGTGGGAGCCTTGTAGGCAATTTGGCAAAAGACCTGGGACTGGAAGTGAGTGAGCTGTTATCGAGGGGGGCTCAGGTGGTCTCTAACGATAACAAACAGCGTTTGCAGCTGGACATAAATACAGGGGATATGCTCTTAAGCGAAGCGCTGGACCGGGAGGAGCTCTGTGGTTCCACGGAGCCCTGTTTGCTGCATTTCCAGATATTAATGAAAAACCCCATGCAGTTTTTACGGATTGAGCTCCAGGTCAGGGATATAAATGACCATTCTCCCATcttcttagaaaaagaaatgctCCTAGAAATCCCAGAGAATAGTCCTGTCGGTGCTGTGTTCTTACTAGAAAGTGCAAAGGATTTAGATGTAGGAATCAATGCTCTAAAAAGCTACACGATAAGCCccaactctcatttccacatTAAAATGAGAGTCAATCCCGATAATAGGAAATACCCAGAGTTAGTTCTGGACAAGGCGCTTGATTATGAAGAGCAGTCTGAACTCAGCTTCATCCTCACCGCTCTGGATGGTGGGTCTCCGCCCAGGTCCGGGACTGCCATGGTTCGGGTGGTGGTAGTGGACATTAATGACAACTCCCCAGAGTTTGAGCAGCCATTTTATGAGGTGAAGATTCCAGAGGATAGCGTACTAGGAAAGCTGGTTGTCACCGTTTCAGCTTGGGATTTAGACTCGGGAAAAAATGGGGAAATATCATACGCTTTTTCCCATGCTTCAGAAGACATTCGAAAGACGTTTGAAATTAATCAAAAGTCTGGAGAAGTTAGTTTAACTGCACCCTTGGATTTTGAAACAACTGAATCATACTCAATAATCATTCAAGCCACAGATGGGGGAGGCCTTTTTGGAAAATCAACACTCAAAATTCAGGTGGTGGATGTGAATGACAATGCTCCTGAAGTGACCGTGTCATCAATTACTAGTCCAATCCCAGAAAATTCTCCGAAGACTGTGGTTATGGTTTTTAGTATTCGAGACAGAGACTCTGGGGACAACGGTAGGATGATTTGTTCTTTGTCAGAGGACCTCCCGTTCATGCTAAAATCTTCACTTGAGAATTACTACACGCTGGAAACGGACAGAACGCTGGACAGAGAGATCACGGACAagttcatcatcaccatcaccgtCACAGATATGGGGACTCCCAGGCTGAAAACCCATCACAACATAACAGTGCTGGTGTCCGACGTCAACGACAACGCCCCCACCTTCACCCAGGCCTCCTACACCCTGCGGGTCCGCGAGAACAACAGCCCCGCCCTGCACATCGGCACCGTCAGCGCCACAGACACAGACGCCGGCGCCAACGCCCAGGTCACCTACTCGCTGCTGCCGCCCGCCGACCCGCACGTGCCCCTGGCCTCCCTCGTGTCCATCAACGCCGACAACGGCCACCTGTTCGCCCTGCGGTCCCTGGACTACGAGGCCCTGCGCGCCTTCGAGTTCCGCGTGGGCGCCGCCGACCGCGGCTCGCCGCCGCTGAGCAGCCAGGCGCTGGTGCGCGTGCTCGTGGAGGACGACAACGACAACGCGCCCTTCGTGCTGTACCCGCTGCAGAACACCTCGGCGCCCTGCACCGAGCTGCTGCCCAGGGCGGCCGAGCCGGGCTACCTGGTGACCAAGGTGGTGGCGGTGGACGGCGACGCGGGCCAGAACGCCTGGCTGTCGTACCAGCTGCTCAAGGCCACGGAGCCCGGGCTGTTCGGCGTGTGGGCGCACAACGGCGAGGTGCGCACGGCCAGGCCGCTGAGCGAGCGCGACGCGGCCAGGCACAGGCTGCTGGTGCTGGTCAAGGACAATGGCGAGCCGCCGCTGTCGGCCAGCGTCACGCTGCACGTGCTGCTGGTGGACGGCTTCTCGCAGCCCCACCTGCCGCCCCCGGAAGCGGAAGCggaggcggcggccgcggcgccgGCCGACCCGCTCACCGTCTACCTGGTGGTGGCCTTGGCGTCCGTGTCGTCGCTCTTCCTCTTCTCGGTGCTGGTGTTCGTGGCGGTGCGGCTgtgcgggcggggcggggctgcgcgGGCGGGTCGCTGCTCGGTGCCCGAGGGCCCCTTCCCGGGCCACCTGGTGGACGTCAGCGGCACCGGCACCCTGTCCCACAGCTACCAGTACCAGGTGCGTCTGACCGGAGACTCTGGGAGTAATGAGTTCAAATTCTTAAAGCCAGTTTTCCCCAACCTTCCGCCCCAATGCCCTGggaaagaaatagaggaaaatCCCACCTTCTACAATAGCTTGGGGTTCAATATTCAGTGA
- the LOC105065454 gene encoding protocadherin beta-14 — protein sequence METREAFVLWKRQVLILFVLLGLSQAGPELVRYSVAEETEIGYFVANLARDLGLEVEELSSREARVVSDDNEKHLHLDLLTGDLLLSGKLDREELCGSKEPCVLHFQMVLENPLQFFRAELHIKDINDHSPTFLDKEILIKISESTTTGTTFQMESAQDLDIGSNGLQNYTIVPNSHFYIKIRDNEDGKIYPELVLHRALDHEEEPELRLTLVALDGGSPPRSGTTLVLIKVLDINDNAPEFPQRLYEVQVLEDTPVGSWIITTSAKDLDAGNYGKISYTFVHAAEDIRKTFEINPVSGEVHLRSRLDFEVIQSYTIKIQATDGGGLSEECTLLVTVIDINDNPPEVIMSSITKIIPENASETLVALFSVRDQDAGENGRIVCSIQDDLPFFLKPTFKNFYTLVSEKALDREEKAEYNITITVTDMGTPRLKTQHNITVLVSDVNDNAPAFTQASYTLRVRENNSPALHIGTVSATDTDAGANAQVTYSLLPPADPHVPLASLVSINADNGHLFALRSLDYEALRAFEFRVGAADRGSPPLSSQALVRVLVEDDNDNAPFVLYPLQNTSAPCTELLPRAAEPGYLVTKVVAVDGDAGQNAWLSYQLLKATEPGLFGVWAHNGEVRTARPLSERDAARHRLLVLVKDNGEPPLSASVTLHVLLVDGFSQPHLPPPEAEAEAAAAAPADPLTVYLVVALASVSSLFLFSVLVFVVVRLCGRGGAARAGRCSVPEGPFPGHLVDVSGTGTLSHSYQYEVCLTGDSGTSEFKFLKPIIPNPAAQDTGRHTGEKENFRISFGFNDK from the coding sequence ATGGAGACCAGAGAAGCATTCGTTCTATGGAAAAGGCAAGTCCTGATTCTCTTTGTTTTGCTGGGATTGTCTCAGGCGGGTCCTGAGTTAGTGCGCTATTCTGtagcagaggaaacagaaatTGGCTATTTTGTGGCCAATTTGGCAAGGGATCTGGGGCTTGAGGTGGAGGAGCTCTCCTCACGGGAGGCCAGGGTAGTATCTGATGATAATGAAAAGCATTTGCACCTCGATTTGCTAACTGGGGATTTGCTCCTAAGTGGGAAATTGGACCGGGAAGAGCTGTGTGGCTCCAAGGAGCCCTGTGTGCTACATTTTCAGATGGTACTGGAAAACCCTTTACAGTTTTTTCGGGCTGAGCTGCATATCAAAGATATAAATGATCACTCCCCTACGTTTCTTGACAAGgaaatacttattaaaatatCAGAAAGTACCACTACTGGAACCACATTCCAAATGGAGAGTGCCCAAGATTTGGATATAGGAAGCAATGGTCTCCAAAACTACACAATTGTCCCTAATTCTCATTTCTACATAAAAATTCGAGACAAtgaagatggaaagatatacccaGAACTGGTCCTGCACAGAGCATTAGATCATGAGGAGGAGCCTGAGCTCAGATTAACACTTGTAGCACTGGATGGTGGATCCCCACCCAGGTCTGGGACAACTTTGGTTCTCATCAAAGTCTTGGACATCAATGACAATGCCCCAGAGTTTCCTCAGAGACTCTATGAGGTGCAGGTCCTGGAGGACACACCTGTTGGCTCTTGGATTATCACCACCTCTGCTAAGGATTTGGATGCAGGAAATTATGGGAAAATATCTTACACATTTGTGCATGCAGCAGAAGATATTCGTAAAACATTTGAAATCAATCCAGTATCTGGGGAAGTTCATTTGAGATCACGCCTGGATTTTGAAGTAATACAGTCCTACACGATAAAAATTCAGGCAACAGATGGTGGGGGTCTTTCGGAAGAATGCACTCTTCTGGTTACAGTAATAGATATAAATGACAATCCACCAGAAGTGATCATGTCatcaattacaaaaataattccaGAGAACGCCTCAGAGACCCTTGTGGCTCTTTTTAGTGTCCGAGACCAAGATGCTGGTGAAAATGGAAGGATCGTTTGCTCTATTCAAGATGACCTCCCTTTTTTTCTGAAACCGACCTTCAAGAACTTTTACACTCTAGTTTCAGAAAAAGCACTAGACAGAGAGGAAAAAGCTGAGTACAACATCACCATCACCGTCACAGACATGGGGACTCCCAGGCTGAAAACCCAGCACAACATAACAGTGCTGGTGTCCGACGTCAACGACAACGCCCCCGCCTTCACCCAGGCCTCCTACACCCTGCGGGTCCGCGAGAACAACAGCCCCGCCCTGCACATCGGCACCGTCAGCGCCACAGACACAGACGCCGGCGCCAACGCCCAGGTCACCTACTCGCTGCTGCCGCCCGCCGACCCGCACGTGCCCCTGGCCTCCCTCGTGTCCATCAACGCCGACAACGGCCACCTGTTCGCCCTGCGGTCCCTGGACTACGAGGCCCTGCGCGCCTTCGAGTTCCGCGTGGGCGCCGCCGACCGCGGCTCGCCGCCGCTGAGCAGCCAGGCGCTGGTGCGCGTGCTCGTGGAGGACGACAACGACAACGCGCCCTTCGTGCTGTACCCGCTGCAGAACACCTCGGCGCCCTGCACCGAGCTGCTGCCCAGGGCGGCCGAGCCGGGCTACCTGGTGACCAAGGTGGTGGCGGTGGACGGCGACGCGGGCCAGAACGCCTGGCTGTCGTACCAGCTGCTCAAGGCCACGGAGCCCGGGCTGTTCGGCGTGTGGGCGCACAACGGCGAGGTGCGCACGGCCAGGCCGCTGAGCGAGCGCGACGCGGCCAGGCACAGGCTGCTGGTGCTGGTCAAGGACAATGGCGAGCCGCCGCTGTCGGCCAGCGTCACGCTGCACGTGCTGCTGGTGGACGGCTTCTCGCAGCCCCACCTGCCGCCCCCGGAAGCGGAAGCggaggcggcggccgcggcgccgGCCGACCCGCTCACCGTCTACCTGGTGGTGGCCTTGGCGTCCGTGTCGTCGCTCTTCCTCTTCTCGGTGCTGGTGTTCGTGGTGGTGCGGCTgtgcgggcggggcggggctgcgcgGGCGGGTCGCTGCTCGGTGCCCGAGGGCCCCTTCCCGGGCCACCTGGTGGACGTCAGCGGCACCGGCACCCTGTCCCACAGCTACCAGTATGAGGTGTGTCTGACGGGAGATTCAGGGACCAGCGAGTTCAAGTTCCTGAAGCCAATTATCCCTAACCCTGCAGCCCAAGACACCGGTAGGCATACAGGGGAAAAAGAGAACTTTAGGATTAGCTTTGGAttcaatgataaataa